The following coding sequences are from one Eucalyptus grandis isolate ANBG69807.140 chromosome 11, ASM1654582v1, whole genome shotgun sequence window:
- the LOC120289342 gene encoding umecyanin-like: MASRVVGLLGFVMIVAAVGANAATYNVLDQLGWSIPPLGNIAYRTWAAGKSFDVNDTVVFNWTGTHDVAEVSKTDYDNCTSTNAIGTIQTVSPYSVVLNGTSSRYFICTVSNHCGLGQKVTLSIGSASSLAARVLSSFALSALAFAFLNHS, translated from the exons ATGGCGAGCCGAGTTGTGGGTTTGCTCGGGTTTGTGATGATCGTCGCGGCGGTGGGTGCGAATGCCGCCACGTACAACGTTTTAGATCAGCTGGGGTGGTCGATCCCTCCGCTCGGCAACATCGCCTACAGGACCTGGGCCGCTGGAAAGAGCTTCGATGTCAACGACACCGTCG TGTTCAACTGGACGGGGACTCATGACGTCGCCGAAGTGTCGAAGACGGACTACGACAACTGCACGAGCACGAACGCCATCGGGACGATCCAGACGGTGAGCCCGTACAGCGTCGTGCTGAACGGGACCAGCTCTCGCTACTTCATCTGCACCGTCAGCAACCACTGCGGCCTCGGCCAGAAGGTCACCCTCAGCATCGGGTCCGCCTCATCGCTCGCCGCCCGGGTGCTGTCCTCCTTCGCCCTCTCCGCCTTGGCTTTCGCATTCTTGAATCACTCttag